The Desulfohalovibrio reitneri genome contains a region encoding:
- a CDS encoding indolepyruvate oxidoreductase subunit beta, with translation MNRHLRTRVFLTGVGGQGTLTATRILAQTALDAGLAVTAGEIHGMAQRGGVVESFVLVGGHRSPRIAHGEADVLLGFEPMETLRALPYLLRGGLVLSNSEFIPTIGANQGLESAPSLDEIKANVAQCAGEAHYIPAASLGREAGALQSGTMVLLGSLCAANRLPFGPDQLKKTIQANLPPKLVDINLRAVDLGAGALEA, from the coding sequence ATGAACCGTCACCTGCGCACCCGCGTGTTTTTGACCGGCGTGGGCGGCCAGGGCACCCTGACCGCCACCCGCATCCTGGCCCAGACGGCGCTTGACGCAGGGCTGGCCGTCACCGCCGGGGAAATCCACGGCATGGCCCAGCGCGGCGGGGTTGTGGAATCCTTCGTCCTGGTGGGCGGCCACCGCAGCCCACGCATCGCCCACGGCGAGGCTGACGTGCTGCTTGGTTTCGAACCCATGGAGACACTGCGCGCCCTGCCCTACCTGCTCCGGGGCGGACTGGTCCTGTCCAACTCCGAGTTCATCCCCACCATCGGGGCCAACCAGGGGCTGGAATCCGCACCCTCCCTGGACGAAATCAAGGCCAATGTGGCCCAGTGCGCCGGAGAGGCGCACTACATCCCGGCCGCCAGCCTGGGCCGCGAAGCCGGGGCGTTGCAGAGCGGAACCATGGTCCTTTTGGGCTCGCTGTGCGCCGCGAACCGTCTGCCCTTTGGCCCGGACCAGCTTAAAAAGACAATCCAGGCCAACCTGCCGCCCAAGCTGGTGGACATAAACCTACGCGCCGTGGACCTAGGCGCCGGGGCCCTGGAGGCCTGA
- a CDS encoding sigma 54-interacting transcriptional regulator, with product MDSKARSTENIALCMRTLRDILAELGPKTPLQPGMKNLLKALAENMGYKRAFLAIFDQESDTLRIGLTYTQPTSSQADYTPGQGVIGQVFESGSSIVVSRMKDHPEFLNRAFGRSTEELSSLAFISVPVIAVNSESREVLGTLSVDLPTQPREILEANRQFLEVVAGLIANQAALLQEEMALQRHLMAHGMGLGSEEPYPHMPNIVATSKTMRMVLQQVSQVGPSRATALIRGESGTGKELLAEAIHAASPRADQPLVKLNCAALPADLIESELFGHEKGAFTGAVSQKKGMFEQADKGTLFLDEIGELSLEAQAKVLRAIQEKEIQRLGSEQTITVDTRLICATHRPLEDLLQEGNFREDLYYRVNVFPVFIPPLRERRDDILPMAEHFLDIFSKEYAKKIKRISTPAIDLLTSYHWPGNVRELRNCMERATLICDEDVIRSYHLPPSLQSAESSATDTDLSFGEAVAKFEQEILVDALKKAKGNMLQAARDLRVSYRIVNYKVKKYRIDPKKYGGQGKKKRSQSST from the coding sequence ATGGACAGCAAAGCACGCTCCACGGAGAACATTGCCCTGTGCATGCGCACGCTCAGGGACATCTTGGCCGAGTTGGGGCCCAAGACCCCGCTGCAGCCGGGCATGAAGAACCTCCTCAAGGCCTTGGCCGAGAACATGGGCTACAAGCGGGCCTTCCTGGCCATCTTCGACCAGGAGTCCGACACCCTGCGCATTGGCCTGACCTACACCCAGCCCACCTCGTCCCAGGCGGACTATACGCCTGGGCAGGGCGTCATCGGGCAGGTCTTCGAGTCCGGTTCCTCCATCGTGGTCTCCCGCATGAAGGACCACCCGGAGTTTCTCAACCGGGCCTTCGGCCGCAGCACGGAGGAACTGTCCTCCCTGGCCTTCATCTCCGTGCCGGTCATCGCGGTCAACTCGGAAAGCCGCGAGGTGCTGGGCACCCTGTCCGTGGACCTGCCAACCCAGCCGCGTGAAATCCTGGAAGCCAACCGCCAGTTCCTGGAGGTGGTGGCCGGGCTCATCGCCAATCAAGCCGCCCTCCTGCAGGAGGAAATGGCCCTGCAGCGGCACCTCATGGCTCACGGCATGGGCCTGGGCTCGGAGGAGCCCTACCCCCACATGCCCAACATCGTGGCCACCTCCAAGACCATGCGCATGGTCCTGCAGCAGGTCTCGCAGGTGGGTCCCTCCCGGGCCACGGCCCTCATCCGGGGCGAGTCCGGCACCGGCAAGGAGCTTCTGGCCGAGGCCATCCACGCCGCCTCGCCGCGCGCCGACCAGCCCCTGGTCAAGCTTAACTGCGCCGCCCTGCCGGCGGACCTCATCGAGTCGGAGTTGTTCGGCCACGAGAAAGGGGCCTTCACCGGCGCGGTCAGCCAGAAAAAGGGCATGTTCGAACAGGCGGACAAGGGAACGCTCTTCCTGGACGAAATCGGCGAGCTGTCCCTGGAGGCGCAGGCCAAAGTGCTGCGCGCCATCCAGGAAAAGGAAATCCAGCGGCTGGGCAGCGAGCAGACCATCACCGTGGACACCCGGCTCATCTGCGCCACCCACCGTCCGCTGGAGGACCTGCTGCAGGAGGGAAACTTCCGCGAGGACCTCTACTACCGGGTCAACGTCTTTCCCGTCTTCATCCCGCCCCTGCGGGAGCGCCGCGACGACATCCTGCCCATGGCCGAGCATTTTCTGGACATTTTCTCCAAGGAATACGCCAAAAAGATCAAGCGCATCTCCACTCCGGCCATCGACCTGCTGACCTCCTACCACTGGCCGGGCAACGTGCGGGAGCTGCGCAACTGCATGGAGCGTGCGACCCTCATCTGCGACGAGGACGTCATCCGCTCCTACCACCTGCCGCCCTCCCTGCAGTCGGCCGAGTCCTCGGCCACGGACACGGACCTCTCCTTTGGCGAGGCCGTGGCCAAGTTCGAACAGGAAATCCTGGTGGACGCCCTGAAGAAGGCCAAGGGCAACATGCTCCAGGCCGCCCGCGACCTGCGCGTCAGCTACCGCATCGTCAACTACAAGGTGAAGAAGTACCGCATCGACCCCAAGAAGTACGGGGGCCAGGGCAAAAAGAAACGCTCCCAGTCCTCCACCTGA
- a CDS encoding tetratricopeptide repeat protein, whose amino-acid sequence MIERNQPQGQADQQGGNPGAHSQLAEVLPPWLANNIKPITAAAVVVVLIAAAFAGYDAYSRSQIREATNRLDSILSQQDSPEKMEALAKFAENAPGEVRVNALLAWATEAMESENWESAALAYGELEQADAENLETVASLGRAGALLEAGEAAQALDALTSLLERVSEPYKPLVQMQLAQAAENAGQWDRALRAYQALVGAGDAPTAAYYRFKVEAIQAKMKDKS is encoded by the coding sequence ATGATTGAACGCAACCAACCGCAGGGCCAGGCCGACCAACAGGGCGGAAACCCCGGGGCACACAGCCAACTGGCGGAAGTCCTTCCCCCCTGGCTGGCCAACAACATCAAGCCCATCACCGCCGCGGCCGTGGTGGTGGTGCTCATCGCCGCGGCCTTCGCCGGGTACGATGCCTACTCGCGTTCCCAGATACGCGAGGCCACCAACCGACTGGACTCCATCCTCTCCCAACAGGACAGCCCGGAGAAGATGGAGGCGCTGGCCAAATTCGCCGAGAATGCCCCCGGCGAGGTGCGCGTCAACGCCTTGCTGGCGTGGGCCACAGAGGCCATGGAATCCGAAAACTGGGAGTCGGCGGCCCTGGCCTACGGTGAACTGGAACAGGCCGACGCCGAGAACCTGGAGACAGTTGCCTCCCTGGGACGAGCGGGCGCCCTGCTTGAGGCGGGCGAGGCCGCACAGGCCCTGGACGCGCTGACCTCCCTGCTGGAGCGGGTCAGCGAGCCGTATAAGCCGCTGGTGCAGATGCAGCTGGCCCAGGCCGCCGAGAACGCCGGGCAGTGGGACCGCGCCCTGCGGGCATACCAGGCCTTGGTGGGCGCGGGCGACGCCCCCACAGCGGCCTACTACCGTTTCAAGGTCGAGGCCATCCAGGCCAAAATGAAAGACAAATCCTGA
- the iorA gene encoding indolepyruvate ferredoxin oxidoreductase subunit alpha — translation MPHPITNGSAGEIHLLLGNEAIVRGAIEAGVEVVTCYPGTPSSEAPDTFYRLSPDGQYSFEYSVNEKVALEVGGGATLAGAMTLVTMKHVGVNVAADPLFTLTYIGSPGGLVLLSADDPGCHSSQNEQDNRLYARMAGLPVFEPSTAQEAKDMARDALLLSRELEQPVLLRTTTRLNHLRGPVELGEARQPRKVPTPAKNFRRFVPVPAVARARHPVLLENLEKARSLAESSPWNPVSGDGGVGIVASGISRAYVHDVLEAEGRREKTRYLELGFSYPLPEKACLDMLENCSTVLVVEEGEPVVENELRTLAQRHGLSTTILGKGTGGLTRLGEYDSGLVRRAVDLALGETPAEVDNCQAPEGLPLRPPNLCAGCPHRAAYYAVRQVFGDEARYSSDIGCYTLGLLPPLSAADFLLCMGSSVSAGSGFSLASDEPVVAFIGDSTFFHSGITGLVNAVFNHHDVLLVVLDNHTTAMTGHQPHPGVETTIHGANEGRVDIETIVRGCGVTQVATVNPLNLKKTVAALEEMKSMRGVRVLIAREPCPLHARKLLGKKGKRTAFVPETTDSVRDCVSRLACPAFRVDGEEVSVDENACSGCMVCLQITTDIKTKGTA, via the coding sequence ATGCCCCATCCCATTACCAACGGTTCAGCCGGAGAAATCCACCTCCTGCTCGGCAACGAGGCCATCGTGCGCGGTGCCATTGAGGCCGGCGTGGAGGTCGTGACCTGCTACCCCGGCACCCCCTCTTCGGAGGCTCCCGACACCTTTTACCGCCTCTCGCCTGACGGGCAGTACTCCTTCGAGTACTCGGTCAACGAGAAGGTGGCCCTGGAAGTGGGTGGCGGCGCCACCCTGGCCGGGGCCATGACTCTGGTCACAATGAAGCACGTGGGCGTGAACGTGGCTGCGGACCCCCTCTTCACCCTGACCTACATCGGTTCCCCCGGCGGCTTGGTGCTGCTCTCGGCCGACGACCCCGGCTGCCACTCCTCGCAAAACGAGCAGGACAACAGGCTCTACGCCCGCATGGCCGGGCTGCCCGTGTTCGAGCCCTCCACCGCCCAGGAGGCCAAGGACATGGCCCGCGACGCCCTGCTCCTCTCCCGCGAGCTGGAGCAACCGGTGCTGCTGCGCACCACCACGCGGCTGAACCACCTGCGCGGCCCCGTTGAACTCGGCGAGGCCCGCCAGCCGCGGAAGGTTCCCACTCCGGCCAAGAATTTCCGCCGCTTCGTGCCCGTCCCGGCCGTGGCCCGCGCCCGGCACCCGGTGTTGCTGGAAAATCTCGAAAAAGCCCGGTCCCTGGCCGAATCCTCGCCCTGGAACCCGGTTTCCGGCGATGGCGGGGTGGGCATCGTGGCCAGCGGCATCTCACGGGCCTACGTCCACGACGTGCTGGAGGCAGAGGGACGCCGTGAAAAAACCCGCTACTTGGAGCTTGGCTTCTCCTACCCGCTGCCCGAGAAAGCATGCCTGGACATGCTTGAGAACTGCTCCACCGTTCTGGTGGTGGAAGAAGGCGAGCCGGTGGTGGAAAACGAACTGCGGACCCTGGCCCAGCGGCATGGACTATCCACCACCATACTTGGCAAAGGCACCGGCGGGTTGACCCGCCTGGGCGAGTACGACTCCGGCCTGGTCCGCCGGGCCGTGGACCTGGCTCTGGGCGAGACCCCGGCCGAGGTAGACAACTGCCAGGCCCCCGAAGGGCTGCCTCTGCGTCCGCCAAACCTGTGCGCCGGCTGCCCCCACCGGGCCGCCTACTACGCCGTGCGCCAAGTATTCGGCGACGAGGCGCGCTACTCCTCGGACATCGGCTGCTACACCCTGGGCCTGCTGCCACCCCTGTCCGCGGCCGACTTCCTCCTCTGCATGGGCTCCTCGGTCTCGGCCGGGTCGGGCTTCTCCCTGGCCTCGGACGAACCCGTGGTGGCCTTCATCGGCGACTCCACCTTCTTCCACTCCGGCATCACCGGGCTGGTCAACGCGGTATTCAACCACCACGACGTGCTGCTGGTGGTGTTGGACAACCACACCACGGCCATGACCGGCCACCAGCCCCACCCCGGCGTGGAAACCACCATACACGGCGCCAACGAGGGCCGGGTGGACATCGAGACCATTGTGCGGGGTTGCGGCGTGACCCAGGTGGCCACGGTCAATCCCCTCAACCTGAAGAAGACCGTGGCCGCGCTTGAGGAAATGAAGTCCATGCGCGGCGTTCGGGTGCTTATCGCCCGCGAGCCCTGCCCGCTGCACGCCCGCAAGCTGCTGGGCAAGAAGGGCAAGCGCACCGCTTTCGTACCCGAGACCACCGACTCCGTTCGCGATTGCGTCTCAAGGCTGGCCTGCCCCGCCTTCCGCGTGGACGGCGAAGAGGTCAGCGTTGACGAAAACGCCTGCTCCGGATGCATGGTTTGTCTGCAGATCACCACCGACATCAAGACCAAGGGGACCGCATGA
- a CDS encoding ArnT family glycosyltransferase, producing the protein MLARALNTIHQGARQRPFLFLALVLAAMCLTMLDARALWFSDEVRYANAFQNFLDGHWVVLHLNGEMYPDKPPLYFGLLWLISLFTGGATMPTFMLGAAVSGLFFLGATAWLARSVAGYGRETLLTAGIALLGCFYFVGLTHYSRMDLLFASLILASQALLFLGMRAKPTGFSWLALTGWLASALAVLTKGPLGFALPLAAIVVYLAWSGRLRRLFRLDTLVGLGLVILLVGGWLLGAWLVEGDAYVNNILYKQVYRRALDSWHHEHPFYHYLLTLPLVWLPWTALLACLPLKRLRDGGFWRGLWASRKNAGGPAFLWCSLLSGFVLLSSVHTKIVIYALPLFAPLAILTARGVLSLEGERRKRFWTIVTGYFLLLALLVPLFEIFTPWPIPVGGTGLVLLCLAGTGALVRYASRLGTGPALAAMAIGMVVTLQPIGLITLPSLNPAMSPKATAEVMKDYVERGYEPAAHNTYAGIYTYYLGREYMETQDLEKIGQFVEDNGKAVVAFKKKYWQRWEDKPADMRVVFEQWIVDRPYVVAVTTEE; encoded by the coding sequence ATGCTCGCCCGCGCACTGAACACGATCCACCAGGGGGCGCGCCAGCGCCCCTTCCTGTTTCTGGCCCTGGTCCTGGCCGCCATGTGTTTGACCATGCTCGACGCCAGGGCCTTGTGGTTCTCCGACGAGGTCCGCTACGCCAACGCCTTCCAGAACTTCCTGGACGGCCACTGGGTGGTGCTGCACCTCAACGGCGAGATGTACCCGGACAAGCCGCCCCTGTACTTCGGGCTGCTCTGGCTCATCTCCCTCTTCACCGGCGGGGCCACCATGCCCACCTTCATGCTGGGCGCGGCCGTGTCCGGGCTGTTCTTCCTGGGAGCCACCGCCTGGCTGGCCCGGAGCGTGGCCGGGTACGGCAGGGAGACCCTGCTCACCGCGGGAATCGCCCTTCTGGGCTGCTTCTATTTCGTGGGGCTGACCCACTACTCCCGCATGGACCTGCTTTTCGCCTCCCTCATCCTCGCCTCCCAGGCGCTGCTTTTCCTGGGCATGCGGGCCAAGCCCACCGGGTTCTCCTGGCTGGCCCTCACCGGCTGGCTGGCCTCCGCCCTGGCCGTGCTGACCAAGGGGCCGCTGGGCTTCGCCCTGCCCCTGGCGGCCATCGTGGTCTACCTTGCCTGGTCGGGCCGCCTGCGCCGCCTCTTCCGGCTGGACACGCTGGTCGGCCTGGGGCTGGTGATCCTCCTGGTGGGCGGCTGGCTGCTGGGGGCCTGGCTGGTGGAGGGGGACGCCTACGTCAACAACATCCTCTACAAGCAGGTCTACCGCCGGGCGCTGGACTCCTGGCACCATGAGCACCCCTTCTACCACTACCTGCTGACCCTGCCCCTGGTCTGGCTGCCCTGGACCGCCCTGCTGGCCTGCCTGCCGCTCAAGCGCCTGCGCGACGGCGGGTTCTGGCGCGGACTGTGGGCCTCGCGCAAAAACGCGGGCGGCCCGGCGTTCCTGTGGTGCAGCCTGCTGTCCGGCTTCGTGCTGCTGTCCAGCGTGCACACCAAGATCGTCATCTACGCCCTGCCCCTGTTCGCCCCGCTGGCCATCCTCACCGCCCGGGGCGTGCTCTCCCTGGAAGGTGAACGGCGCAAGCGGTTCTGGACCATCGTCACCGGCTACTTCCTGCTGCTGGCCCTGCTGGTGCCGCTGTTCGAGATCTTCACGCCCTGGCCCATCCCCGTGGGCGGCACCGGCCTGGTGCTGCTCTGCCTGGCGGGCACGGGCGCGCTGGTCCGGTACGCCTCCCGTCTGGGCACCGGCCCGGCCCTGGCGGCCATGGCCATTGGCATGGTGGTCACCCTCCAGCCCATCGGGCTCATCACCCTGCCCTCCCTGAACCCGGCCATGAGCCCCAAGGCCACGGCCGAGGTCATGAAGGACTACGTGGAGCGCGGCTACGAACCGGCCGCCCACAACACCTACGCCGGCATCTACACCTACTACCTGGGCCGCGAGTACATGGAGACCCAGGACCTGGAGAAGATCGGCCAGTTCGTGGAAGACAACGGCAAGGCGGTGGTGGCCTTCAAGAAGAAATACTGGCAGCGCTGGGAGGACAAGCCCGCAGACATGCGGGTTGTCTTCGAGCAATGGATCGTGGACCGGCCCTACGTGGTGGCCGTGACCACGGAAGAATAA
- a CDS encoding cysteine synthase: MIHSNILELIGHTPLVELQRLGPVGGVRLVAKLEAKSAGGSIKDRVSLAMIRAAEASGELTPDKTVIEATSGNTGIGLAMVCAVLGYRLMLLMPESASEERKRIMRAYGAELMLTPGHLSTDGAIEEAYRLAREEPDRYVLMDQFNNPASIQAHYEGTAEEIWEQTGGEVTHVVSTLGTSGTAMGLSRRLHELSGTVKVVAMEPHAGHKIQGLKNMQESYPPGIFDKSWPDRIVRVEDEEAFETARRMAREEGLFVGMSSGAAGAAAMQLARELDEAGETGLVVFICPDGGERYLSTPLFALEQREGPRVFDLASGGKTPLVRRPDGLGIFTPGPSLDVPGDLQAWRRILLAETLARRLNARGVPARCLVGLADMDDRALEASRAKGISREALAREVRKELGETAAKLGVDASLVSFAGASGESSTPVELTTTLLSRGLAYEKLRSVYFDVERDRRYGQTAHKDTSGLRLGHTVDLEAYLKQNPMDFTLLKRASLADLKQGEVLETRWGKVRPSWFVQLAAAAVDNLPGVDVFLVSESQRFPHLENFAAIFGQAARTIPQAWMIAQPVELREAGGHGEPPSVGDLLAEHDPLAVRMWLLSTSYHRPLALAPDSMSMWTRNRRKAQDLYAALAAASEGEARGAEEAAREASELRSSLESCLDDDLALHRFWPSLFSAIRAANGLLGKGGLSGAPAAELLEALREVDGVLGFIDPQAAPIPQAEWPVGAADLVRRRQEARKARDFEQADRLRDELGELGLRVEDTPGGSRLYRTST, encoded by the coding sequence ATGATCCATTCCAATATTCTTGAACTCATCGGCCACACTCCTTTGGTCGAACTGCAACGTCTGGGCCCTGTGGGCGGCGTGCGCCTGGTGGCCAAGCTGGAGGCCAAGAGCGCGGGCGGTTCCATCAAGGACCGGGTGTCCCTGGCCATGATCCGAGCGGCCGAAGCCTCCGGGGAGTTGACGCCGGACAAGACCGTCATCGAGGCAACCAGCGGCAACACCGGCATCGGACTGGCCATGGTCTGCGCCGTGCTGGGCTACCGCCTCATGCTGCTCATGCCGGAGTCCGCCTCGGAGGAGCGCAAGCGCATCATGCGGGCCTACGGCGCGGAGCTGATGCTTACGCCCGGCCACCTGAGCACCGACGGGGCCATCGAGGAGGCCTACCGGCTGGCCCGCGAGGAGCCGGACCGCTATGTGCTCATGGACCAGTTCAACAACCCCGCCTCCATCCAGGCCCACTACGAGGGCACGGCCGAGGAGATATGGGAGCAGACCGGCGGGGAAGTGACGCACGTGGTCTCCACCCTGGGCACCTCGGGCACGGCCATGGGGCTGTCACGGCGGCTGCACGAGCTTTCCGGCACGGTGAAGGTGGTGGCCATGGAGCCCCACGCCGGGCACAAGATCCAGGGTCTGAAGAACATGCAGGAGTCCTACCCGCCCGGCATTTTCGACAAGTCCTGGCCGGACCGCATCGTGCGGGTGGAGGACGAGGAAGCCTTCGAGACGGCCCGGCGCATGGCCCGCGAGGAAGGGCTGTTCGTGGGCATGAGTTCCGGCGCGGCCGGGGCGGCCGCCATGCAGCTGGCGCGGGAGCTGGATGAGGCCGGGGAGACCGGCCTAGTGGTCTTCATCTGCCCGGACGGGGGCGAGCGCTACCTCTCCACCCCGCTCTTCGCCCTGGAGCAGCGGGAGGGGCCGCGCGTCTTCGACCTGGCCTCCGGCGGCAAGACCCCGCTGGTCCGGCGGCCGGACGGCCTGGGCATCTTCACCCCCGGCCCCAGTCTGGACGTCCCCGGCGACTTGCAAGCCTGGCGGCGCATTCTGCTGGCCGAGACGCTGGCCAGGCGGCTGAACGCACGTGGCGTCCCCGCCCGCTGCCTGGTGGGGCTGGCGGACATGGACGACCGCGCCCTGGAGGCCTCCCGCGCCAAGGGAATCAGCCGCGAGGCCTTGGCCCGCGAAGTGCGCAAGGAGCTTGGCGAAACGGCCGCCAAGCTTGGCGTGGACGCCTCCCTGGTCTCTTTCGCCGGCGCGTCCGGCGAGTCCTCCACCCCGGTGGAGCTGACCACCACGCTGCTCTCCAGGGGGCTGGCCTACGAGAAGCTGCGCAGCGTCTATTTCGACGTGGAGCGGGATCGCCGCTACGGCCAGACCGCCCACAAGGACACCTCGGGGCTGCGGCTGGGGCACACCGTGGACCTGGAGGCCTACCTCAAGCAGAACCCCATGGACTTCACCCTGCTCAAACGCGCCAGCCTGGCCGACCTCAAGCAGGGCGAAGTGCTGGAGACGCGCTGGGGCAAGGTGCGGCCGAGCTGGTTCGTGCAGTTGGCCGCGGCCGCGGTGGACAATCTGCCCGGCGTGGACGTCTTTTTGGTCTCGGAATCGCAGCGGTTCCCCCATCTGGAGAACTTCGCGGCCATCTTCGGCCAAGCCGCCCGCACCATCCCCCAAGCCTGGATGATTGCCCAGCCGGTTGAACTGCGCGAAGCGGGCGGGCATGGCGAGCCGCCGAGCGTGGGCGATCTGCTGGCGGAGCACGACCCCCTGGCCGTGCGCATGTGGCTGCTGTCCACATCCTATCACCGGCCTTTGGCCCTGGCCCCGGACTCCATGTCCATGTGGACCCGCAACCGGCGCAAGGCCCAGGACCTGTACGCCGCCTTGGCGGCCGCCAGCGAGGGCGAGGCGCGCGGCGCGGAGGAAGCGGCGCGGGAGGCTTCCGAACTGCGTTCCTCTCTGGAGTCCTGCCTGGACGACGACCTGGCCCTGCACCGCTTCTGGCCCTCGCTCTTTTCCGCCATCCGCGCGGCCAACGGGCTGCTGGGCAAGGGCGGCCTGTCCGGGGCGCCGGCGGCCGAGCTGCTGGAGGCGCTGCGGGAGGTGGACGGCGTGCTCGGCTTCATCGATCCCCAGGCCGCGCCCATCCCCCAGGCGGAGTGGCCCGTCGGGGCGGCCGACCTGGTGCGCCGCCGCCAGGAGGCCAGGAAGGCCAGGGATTTCGAGCAGGCCGACCGCCTGCGCGACGAACTGGGCGAACTGGGCTTGCGGGTGGAGGATACTCCCGGCGGCAGCCGGTTGTACCGCACTTCCACATAG
- a CDS encoding motility associated factor glycosyltransferase family protein: MQLYAYLKQNVEALRSANPAVFAWLQAREYDMSDLSDRVFVNESGVLDWRLPGGQGLFEPIPPATYYRGWTYTDRADTSATLLVGCNVGYGLNHVLTSTPESHKIVVLEPRPELLLACLGQTDYTEFIASGRLHFMPPNEEYLAELIRHLDLQFLFGKVLLREDVPSRQIGPEYARWVNRCKARLENFTVEMTTLRLRQDTMVGNELNNFQRAVSDGSLSCLQGSAKGLTAVLFGAGPSLSENAARFRENPHGALYATSLQALPALLSHGIQPHFCLAIDYSEGMLNIFDKLDHERAANVPLIYSTKVQPELLERYPGPTLPLWTQGGISTFVMKDKEYVIDAGGNVGVTLLRFLEWLGAERMLLVGQDFGCPGDRTHAEGHHGQRALDGNKQYTRQVKDASGNAIATSPQLIAARRDMEDDLARLPLRVCNLYGGGAVIKGAEMVDWETIENERLLRSSAPEAVDAVLGKLEQAGRSCRRPAFEHRSHRWTTSLRNVEKRLHKLFKHLDRNQYEINQTLRQIGTFLKQDPLYTPYLFNEIMDVAGFVHATREYRRADFVPIRDILKRAVNKVRHMDRMLCVETTKNSGQSQAA, from the coding sequence ATGCAACTGTACGCCTACCTCAAGCAGAACGTCGAGGCGCTGCGGAGCGCCAACCCTGCGGTCTTCGCCTGGCTCCAGGCCAGGGAATACGACATGAGCGATCTAAGCGACCGCGTCTTCGTCAACGAGTCCGGCGTGCTGGACTGGCGCCTGCCAGGCGGCCAGGGCCTCTTCGAGCCCATCCCCCCGGCCACCTACTACCGGGGCTGGACATACACCGACCGGGCCGACACCTCGGCCACCCTGCTGGTGGGCTGCAACGTGGGGTACGGCCTCAACCATGTGCTGACCAGCACTCCGGAGTCGCACAAGATCGTGGTGCTGGAGCCGCGCCCTGAGTTGCTGCTGGCCTGCCTGGGCCAGACAGATTACACCGAGTTCATCGCCTCCGGCCGACTGCATTTCATGCCGCCCAACGAGGAATATCTGGCCGAGTTGATCCGCCACCTGGACCTGCAATTCCTCTTCGGCAAGGTGCTGCTGCGGGAGGACGTGCCCAGCCGCCAGATCGGCCCGGAATACGCCCGCTGGGTGAACCGCTGCAAGGCCCGGCTGGAGAACTTCACCGTGGAAATGACCACCCTGCGGTTGCGGCAGGACACCATGGTGGGCAACGAGCTGAACAATTTCCAACGGGCGGTTTCCGACGGTTCCCTGTCCTGCCTGCAAGGCTCCGCCAAAGGCTTGACGGCCGTGCTCTTCGGCGCGGGCCCCTCCCTCTCTGAAAACGCCGCGCGCTTCCGCGAAAACCCGCACGGAGCGCTGTACGCCACCTCGCTGCAGGCATTGCCCGCCCTGCTCAGCCACGGCATCCAGCCGCACTTCTGCCTGGCCATCGACTACTCCGAGGGCATGCTCAACATTTTCGACAAGCTGGACCACGAGCGGGCCGCCAACGTGCCCCTCATCTACTCCACCAAGGTCCAGCCGGAGCTTCTGGAGCGCTACCCCGGCCCCACCCTGCCGCTTTGGACACAAGGCGGCATCTCCACCTTCGTCATGAAGGACAAGGAGTACGTCATCGACGCGGGCGGCAACGTGGGCGTGACTCTGCTGCGCTTTCTGGAGTGGCTCGGGGCGGAGCGCATGCTGCTGGTGGGCCAGGACTTCGGCTGCCCCGGCGACCGCACCCACGCCGAGGGCCACCACGGCCAGCGCGCCCTGGATGGCAACAAGCAGTACACCCGCCAGGTGAAGGACGCCTCGGGCAACGCCATCGCCACCTCCCCGCAGCTCATCGCCGCGCGGCGAGACATGGAGGACGACTTGGCCCGGCTGCCCCTGCGGGTCTGCAATCTGTACGGAGGCGGCGCGGTTATCAAGGGCGCGGAAATGGTGGACTGGGAGACCATTGAGAACGAACGCCTTCTGCGTTCCAGCGCTCCCGAGGCCGTGGACGCGGTGCTGGGCAAGCTGGAACAGGCCGGGCGCTCCTGCCGCCGTCCCGCCTTCGAACACCGCTCCCACCGCTGGACGACCTCGCTGCGCAACGTGGAGAAGCGGCTGCACAAGCTTTTCAAGCACCTGGACCGCAACCAGTACGAGATCAACCAGACCCTGCGCCAGATAGGCACCTTCCTCAAGCAGGACCCCCTCTACACCCCATACCTCTTCAACGAGATCATGGACGTGGCCGGGTTCGTTCACGCCACGCGCGAGTACAGGCGGGCCGACTTCGTGCCCATCCGCGACATCCTCAAGCGCGCCGTGAACAAGGTCCGCCACATGGACCGCATGCTGTGCGTGGAAACCACCAAGAACAGCGGACAGTCACAGGCGGCCTGA